Below is a window of Salvelinus sp. IW2-2015 linkage group LG11, ASM291031v2, whole genome shotgun sequence DNA.
aacaacatccacaacaaatGATGTCATTATAAAAATAGACGCTTTGTGTCTGGGTGGAATCGGGGGATGAAGAAAAGCCATCCAAGTCATCTAACAACCTGCATAGTGTATGAGATGAATGATAATCAATATTCCTTGACACtaactctctcccccctctctctttctctctcactctctccctctctctctcctcaggtgcAGGGACTGGAGAAGCAGGTGGCCAAGGGCTACCCTGGACTAGACCTGGGTCCAGCAGGCTCGGTGATGAAGACCCTACCGTATGGCATGGGAGAGGGAGCCGTCGGCACCGGCGGAGGGGCCACAGGGGGAGTCAAACCCCCCTACCAAACCACCTCCCGCATCTTCTCCACTGGCATGGACGGGGTCGGCAACCCGCCCATGAAGCCTCCTCTGAAAACCCCCACCTACAGCTTCTTTAACCCCTACGACTGGGCTCGTAATCAGTCGCTCCTACTCGACCAGACAGGCTACCGCAACAAACGCAAACCCTCACTGAAGACGGCCCAGAAGACCAAGAAGATCTTCGGCTGGGGGGATTTCTACTTCAACGTGAAGACCATGAAGTTCAGCCTCTTGGTCACGGGGAAGATCGTGGACCACATCAACGGCACGTTCACCGTCTACTTCCGCCACAACTCGTCCAGCCTCGGCAACGTCTCTGTCAGTATTGTCCCTCCCACCAAGGTGGTGGAGTTCGAGGTGTTGCAGCACCACCAACCAGGCCTCCACGCTCAGCTCCACCCAGAGCTCACCCAGATCACCCAACAACAGACCCCGCACCAGTCCACCATCGACCCCAAAGAGATAAAGACCTTCAACTGCCGGGTGGAGTACGAGAAGACCAACCGCTCCAAGAAGCCCAAGCCCTGCCTCTACGACCCGTCCCAGACCTGCTTCTCAGAGCACACTCAGTCCCACGCCGCCTGGCTCTGCGCCAAACCATTTAAAGTCATCTGCATCTTCATCTCCTTCTTCAGTATCGATTATAAGCTCGTGCAGAAAGTGTGTCCAGACTACAACTTCCAGAGTGATCATCCTTACCTTGGataagagaggagggatgaggagaggagaggggagggggagagaatctTAAGCGCGTCTGAGGGAATCCGTTTGGGAAAGGGTCCAGACGCAGAATCGCTAATATTGATCCGAGAATGTGTAGTTATTTGCGATgcgaggtgatttgtagatcagtgatccCGTGAAGTCCGACTCCAATGTATTGTAGTCGATCTCAAACACTCACAATGACAGGACTGATGACCACAGGGATAGTATTTTTCTGCTCTCAACCTCCTGTTGGATTGTGGATATTATAAATGAGAAGTACGGCTAGTCGGCATCATGGATGAAATACATTATATGGCAGATTTTTTCAAAATGACCTAAAAACCCTTGTATTAGTTGACTTTAATTTATGTATGTAAATAATGTTTCAAAAAAATCTATACATCTCTGCTCTTTAGACATTGGTTATCAATTTTAAATCATTTCTGTCCGTTCGATTTAAACTTTCAAAACAAGCTGGGAAGTACGGACGTTTGATTTTGATGATGTCATATTCTATCTGATGATCTGAATGTGTCATGCTGTCCCTATTATACTATCATGCAGTATAATCTCGGAACCCAGAGTCTTGGAACCCGGGAACCAAATCTTGCGTGTGCAACAGTCTGCCACAAGAGACTAGACCTTGTACGGCATTATAGGTTCTAGAAGACTGTCATGTTTTCATTAAAACTTTTCAAATCCTGGATTCAAGAGAATATATAGTCCTGGAGTTATACGTATGAGTAATGATACACGCTGGATATGCATACAATATATGAGCAAAGCACATTAAAATGATCTGCTTCAGGTCGTTGAATAATGGTGAACGTACTGGGATTTATTTTTcacattatattatattttacgtTCACTGAACAAATTCATTAGGCATTGTATGAGTCAAGAGCATTGTATGAGgcattatataaaaaataaaggaatCTTAAATTAATCTTCAGTTGGACATcatgatttgtattttatttacttGCAAAAattcattcagatgttcattcaGATGTTTGTGTCTTTCTTACTCACCTTCCCTATACCGGTCTTCTTCTACTATGTATCActgtcagctctctctctgtcttgctacACTTTCAGGGATAGACCAGGGTTTCCCGAACTCGGTCCTGCGCCCCCTTGGGTGcacttttgttttttgccctagcactacacagctgattaaaataaccaactcatcatcactctttgatgatttgaatcagctgtgtaatgctcgggcaaaaaactaaacgtgcgcCCAGGGGTAAGATTGGAACCTGCTGCAGATTTTCATTAAATAACCCATTGCTAGTGCTTAATTGAATTGTGCTCGATATCCTATTATGTTCTTGATCAATGACGTTCAGATGGAATGGAAGACCCCGGAGCTCTACTACCCATGTATCTTCTGGATCCgctcaggacacacacacacacacacacacacacacacacacacacacacacacacacacacacacacacacacacacacacacacacacacacaaaatgtactgTTTCTTCTGGAGCTGTTTAGgacacacaggacacagagaTTTATGTAGTTCTTCGTCCCAGGAGAGCACCTCTTTATCACGTCTCACTGTTGTGGTTGGGAAGGGTCTCCATGTTATGCTCCATCTCCTTGACACTGACTCTGACACTCTCTCCCAGAAGAGTAGTATGAGGatacgtgtgtgtatgtctctctagctttctgtgtctcgctctctcgctctctcgctctctctgtgtgtgtgtgtgtgcatgcacgtgtatatgcatctgtgtgtgtgtgtgtgtgtgtgtgtgtgtgtgtgtgtgtgtgtgtgtgtgtgtgtgtgtgtttaatccaTAATAAATCAGCCATGTTCGAAGTAACTACACAGGTCATGCAACAATATTTTCTGCAGCGAGGACATTGCTTTGATATTGCATTCTCTTAAGCCTACTTGTCCACATTGACAGTGAGCAGCCTGTGTCAAGGCCCTGAGGAATGGGGATGGACCCGACCAGACAGACTGCATCGCCAGCCCCGTAGTCTATATTGCAAATTGTTGTATTTACAGAGcacatttattttgaagaatctttAGAGATGCAAGATAAGTAAACATATAGTCTACGATGAATGAAGGAGCCCTGCATGTTGAATGATTATGATATGTAGAAAGTAAGTATAAATGAAATATTTTACAGCTTCAAAATGTAAAGTAAGTGTCCATCAGTCTGGTTTCAGGCCAAGTCATAGCACTATTTCGGCTGCTTCTTTGGTGCTAAATTACACCGTAAATTGCATGGACAAAAGGCAGCATTGTACTGCCCGTTTTTATAGACCTGTTAATGCTTTCAACTCTATTGACCATTCATTATTCATTCGTAGACTATTTGCAATTGGCCTGCATTTGGTTTGAAAACAACCTGAAAGACAGGACACTGGCTGTGTTTAAAAATGCGCACTTGTGTTCTATCTAGGGTGTATAGCAAGTACAGAACACAACTGTCATTTTTCTAATTCAATTCCAacatagagatagaggactcatctttgtatctgtgccatttacCGTCCTTGGTGAGTCCTCTATTTATCACTATGGATTCCAAACATATGAACGTGAAAAGGCAAGTATGTACTAAGCTTACTAGAAGTTCTATACCCTTACTTGGGAGGTCTGGAAAACAGCACGCAGGGGCGCATATTTGTACTGTCTTTGCTTTTTCGTTCCCTATCCCATAACATACGCTATCCCATACAACCTTGGGTCGCTGCGAAAATTCCCCAAACTTCTGAATTAATGGGGGACTGAAGTCCCCGCTTGGGAGAAAATATTCTAGAGGAATAAGGAATACCTTTGTTAAATGTAAGTATTACGTTTATTTATTTACCAAATTATGTTAAAATGCTCAACAAATTACTTCCACATTCATTTTTTATGCAAATGTTGAGTCACTGCTGTTTATAAGCCCGCTAGCCAAGCTAAGTTAGCTCGTCGGACAAGATAGCGAGCAAGCTAGCAGGCTAGCCCAAGATGGACTCTTATAGGAAgcagtgtggtcaaagacttagtaTCTTAGCTGTATTCACAATCTGGTTACCTATAACTAGAAAGATAGTTGTGTTttttatgcagtggtgtaaaaatactttaaagtactacttaagacattttggggggtatctttactttactatttatatttttgacaactttaactttactacattcctaaaggaaattatgtactttttactccatacattttccctgacacccaaagtacacgttacattttgaatgcttagcagaacagaaatggtccaatttacacacttatcaagagaacatggtCATCTCTACTACCTCTGGTCTGGCggaattgtcacgacttctgccgaagtcggttcctcgcggtgttcggcggtcgacgtcaccggtcttctagccatcatcaatctatttttcatgttccatttgttttgtctggttgTCGCACttacctggtttcaattccctaattacatgttgtatatgttccctctgttttcccccatgtccttgttgggaattgtttattgtaagtacgTGTGCTTTATGTGACTGGTGCGACACGGGTTTCGTGcccatttgttttgttatttttgtatgccgGTAGTTACGTACATTAAACGACTCCGGCTagttaccaagttctgctctcctgcgtttgacttccatgccaccagttacgcaccccttgacaggactcaataaacacaaatgctttgtttctgaATGTCTGAGGGTTGGAGTGTCACCCTGGCTATccgcaaatgtaaaaaaaattgacaattgtgccatctggtttgcttaatatttgaatttgaaatgatttatacttttacttttgatactaaagtaccgttttgcaattacatttacttttgatacttaagtatatttaaaaccatatacttttagacttttactcaggtagtattttactgggtaacttttacttgagtcatttcctattaaggtatctttactttcactcaagtatgtcaatttggtatttttttcaccactatatctttacattaccagtcaaaagtttgggcacctactcattcaagggtttttctttatttgtactattttctatattgtagaataatagtggagacatcaacaatttgaaataacacatatggaatcatgtagtaaccaaaaaagtgttaaacaaatcaacattttgagattcttcaaagtagcccccctttgccttgatgacaactttgcacactcttggcattctctcaaccagcttcatgaggtacagtggttcttcctttaaatgTTGCAtgatactgcagcacaccttgcaggCTGCCGCGGAATTCTATgacacgttatttaattgtcagccatggttaccattaatgctagttaatgCTAGTTTGACTACctgagggcatctttgagaagcatgtGATAGActtcaatattggctgtactagagaatttaaaacctttttggtaagaacatagtatatatggaattgatttcaagaaatgtagcttaattcaattgattaatattatggtgtttctattccaaggaaAATGAAAAAACGAAACCTTCAGAGTTTtcattaggatggaacggaaaatatggcgctatACAACGTGacagtcgggagtaggctacagtactatgAGAATAACATTTCCACAcgctaattgtagtctaaccaatacccaaacggagattcagtgaaaataaaaatctcattgatttatcaagaccagtctccatgcttgtctcagagcaaagtgcaacggtgctgaaatagttgaccacagcaGGTAGACTATTGCTTCAAattgtcaccggctttctagccgccgccgatccacttttcattttccatttgctctgtctgtgtctttcacacctggcttcactcaaccaattacttgtttattatttaaccctctgttccccgtgttttgtttgtgagtgattgctTTTTGTACATCGGTCCGTTTTTGTGGGCTCGCTCTGTTgctttgtattttttgtaatttttagtaaagtacgttgattactcatatctgctgtcctgcgcctgcctctctacaccagctacacacaggaccattacacaaatcctattgcttctaacttcaatatgctttttaaatatataagacctacaccacttttaacagcatattactcaacactagtgagactcaagTTGCCTACGGTAtccctacagtatatatatatttttttttttaatgacttgaCTCTCAGCCAATAATTagatttagaggattggaggattctaaattaatatctaaggggcattttccgttagggcaaatctgatctgtgagaatatctaaggggcttttatgtaattctaaattaattaatcataatcgctttgtttaaaaaataaaaatatttaggagatttttttttttttaaataatgtaaagTGAGCGACAAAAatgccattcttgaacatagggtgagacattgttactaatttgtaaatatagCCAGttagttatttagaattatttatttctgtttttggagggagagaaaccaaaagcctaccgtcgcctcatgggtctcccggtcgcagccggcacAGGttttgaaccagcatctgtagcaacgccagtttcttagaccgctgcaccactcaggcaCTGTACAACATGCCTGGTTGGGAGTAGGCGACCCTACTACAGTAAgggcaaaataatcctaacatttccacaccctaattagagtctaagtttctcttagaataaaaaacTTTGTGTaaaaacagttttagtaagtattACTGATgagtagtaacaaaaaaataagtgtttttttGCTGGGTGTGCGagtgcaggacagaggaatagcaattcttacactattgttctaaactCAATcgccttcttcatcctcatcattcagttcattgaaattcaattttgaagtcacacacaattatcagtttctatttggtttatgtcgcccattcattgtcagttagtcacagtagcgccttgggacccaaaagcataatcagtgatCTAActccccttgcgctggtctggagcaatgaagtagtgaagcagggtaccgtactaaaccacaaattacctctaaatcccgcagcataatcacacaacttttagttgagcaatcactgtagtcagctggaatgcatttcaattaacaggtgtgccttgttaaaagttaatatgtggaatttcttcccatcttaatgcgtttgagcattgtgttgtgacaaggtaggggtggtatacagaagccctatttggtaaaagaccaagtcaatattatggcaagaacagctcaaataagcaaagagaaatgacagccattactttaagacgtgaaggtcagtcaatccggagaaTTTCAAGCTTTGTTAGGTTACAATCGCtaaccgttagctagctagctaactaactatcgCATAGGCTAATGTGACTGTGTGTTCTATTTAGAGTCCGATCCCATCAACCTCTGCAGATGCATCAACATCAAGCTCTGCACCAGGAAGTGGTGCAAGTCACCTTCTAAAACCTTATTAAAATCAACTCAATATTTCCATGACAAGCAAATAAATATACTGGAGCTAGGCATGGACATGGTTTGTGGCTTGTTGTCATAGTTGGTGTGTTTACAAGTAGGCCACAACTTCCACTGTAGTTCTTCCTGTATTATGCAGGTTCAGTTGATTGTTCTAGTAGGTATTAGTAAGGAAGGGATTGTGTGGGTGACTGACTGGTGTCTGTTGtgggggggtattgtgtgtaaaactTAGTCTGCAAAATGTATTGGCATTAAGGGGGTGGGTGGATATAACAccttgtttgagtgtgtattgatGGGGGCAAAGTAGCAAAATGTTGGCTAGTCACTGACTACTGTGTCCTACAGTCTCATCCTGCTGCTAATGACAACAATGACCTTGACACCAGCGTTAGTAGTACACAGCCTGTAGACCCATTGGATGAAAGCTTTCAGCCTGGAATAAGCTCAAGCTCAACATCATCTGACGTTGAAACAAGCCAGCACAGCCGAAGGTATTTGTGAAAGCACAACACCctcttgagaaaacaaaaatcaCCAATACACTAAACTGTCTAGTGCTCCTCAAACTTTTCACACCCTTGCAGTCAGATTTTTGGCATGGGGGAGAGGGACTGTTAGTATACTCTTCTAGCCTACTCACTCTATTGTTGGCAGTGTTTGTCTATTCAACAGCACAACTGTAGGTGCTCATACACAACAGCACCTACAGCAGACTAGACTGCCTACACATCAAGCCCCCTCAAACTATGCTAACAGCCCCATTTTTGACTGAGTGTAGCAAAACACACACCAGTCTACTGCACCCTTTTTtgtttacagatgaacatggaTTATTGTATGGTTATACATCttcatgatcagtcttcatgcCTTTCCCGGAGACTTGCCGTACAAGTCAAAGCAGTAGGAAGTGAAGAAAGTGTACGAGAGGCTTGTCCACCTGGCTGCGGAGTGCAGAAAGGACCAGACGGTTATCTACAAGGAGCCCGAGTCACAGGATCCCCAAACCCAACATCCCTTCCAACATCGCCACAGCACCAAAGCCTGCTAAAAAACGCAGCACATTACGCAGCACAAGAAGAGGTTCACCAGTTGAAGAACATTCTGGAATGCAACAACaagtcaactacttgattgatgaaggcatgtcatccagcaaaggcagcagcgcagtcatcaactacatgcaccatttcttcaccaactacggagttggggaaacacatgtggacctgaattgtgataactacagtggccaaaacaagaacaagctTGTGCTCTGGTATTTtgcctggcggaccatgcacaagctccaccagtCTGGACCTTCACATCCTGATCACAGTCCACACCAAGTTTTCCCCCCCCCACTGGTGTCTCGGCCTCAAAAAAGCAGCgtttcagaaagaccagagtgaacccCATCTGACATTattggtgttgtgaaggacagcactgacaggggtcaacatcccacagctggttggactggagga
It encodes the following:
- the LOC111969683 gene encoding neurexophilin-2 translates to MKVLGWTIVILYQWILRKVQGLEKQVAKGYPGLDLGPAGSVMKTLPYGMGEGAVGTGGGATGGVKPPYQTTSRIFSTGMDGVGNPPMKPPLKTPTYSFFNPYDWARNQSLLLDQTGYRNKRKPSLKTAQKTKKIFGWGDFYFNVKTMKFSLLVTGKIVDHINGTFTVYFRHNSSSLGNVSVSIVPPTKVVEFEVLQHHQPGLHAQLHPELTQITQQQTPHQSTIDPKEIKTFNCRVEYEKTNRSKKPKPCLYDPSQTCFSEHTQSHAAWLCAKPFKVICIFISFFSIDYKLVQKVCPDYNFQSDHPYLG